DNA sequence from the Eptesicus fuscus isolate TK198812 chromosome 7, DD_ASM_mEF_20220401, whole genome shotgun sequence genome:
AGAAAGTGAAGGTGGGATAGAAAGTTGGGAGACTCCTTAGTCGAGGTACTTTACACACATACTCCCATCAACAACTGTcattgaaagcatttttaaaccctggccgggtaactcagttggttagagcatcatcccaatatgccctggtcagggcatgtgtgagaagcaaccaatcgatatctctctcttacatcgatgtttctctttctcctcctcccattctctttaaaaatggaaaaatatcctcagttgagaattaacaaaaaagtatacacacacacacacacacacacacacacacacagtattgatttcagagagagatagaagcatcaataataagagaataattgattgcaTGGCCaaagtggggattgagcccacaacccaggcatgggcctaGGCCCCCTggtggggaatcaaaccatgaccttctggttcatagatcgatgcccaaccactgagcaatactggccaggctaaaagattttttttgttttgttagtcctcatccaaagatattttcccattgagttttagagagagtggaagggagcaggagagacagagagagaaacatctatgtgagagagacacatcaattggctgccccaaccagggctgggaatcaaacctgcatctGAGATATGTGCCttagactggaatcaaacccatgatccttcagtctgagggctgacactcaatccactgagccaaactggctagggctaaaagatttttcttttaaaaaaaacaaacaattttggAGACTCTCCAGGGTAATTTTTCCCCCATTAAATCTCACCTTTCCTTCTCCTCAGACTTCTACAAAAAATCCAGAAGCAGGAATTAGTGCCCAAAGCCATAAGGAAATAAATACTAAGCAGTAAAAAGTTAATTAAGGCCTCCTCAAGATCCAGGTTGATTCGATCCTTACAGAGTTGTCCAGAGAACTACTTTTACCCTTGCTAATTAACACTCCTCTAGAGTCTAGAATGAGGATACTTACTTAGCCTTGGGGCTGAGTATGAAACTTAGGTTTTGAGGCTGAGAACCACTAGTCCTCAATTTCCCCACTGGGTGGGCAGGGCAAAAAGGTCTATGTAATTAACACAACACcctgaaggagagaaaggaactagggccagattattatttattaaatataatataagaCTGTTTTGTCAAAAGACTGACCCTACTGCCCTGGCGGGTGTGCTCAactggttggagcgttgtcccgtaTACggaaaaggttgcgggtttgattcctcggtcggggcatgtatggaaggcaataCTCTCTCTCACCACCACCCCTCTCAAAACAATAAgcatatcctcgtgtgaggattaaaaaaaaaatttgaccaCCTCAGTGGGTATGTACAATTAAAACCTGCATCTGGGAGTAAGGGAGGGGTTCAAAAATtctgggagagagaaaagcagacaAGAAAGGCTTTTGATTCTGAGATCCATCTAAGGCTCAGCCTAGCCCCTCACCTGTAGAAAGCCCAATTAGCTTAATATTTCTTTTCAAGATTATCAGATTCTTCCCAGTGGGAATCCTTTATAAAAAGGAAGAACCATCACCAGAGCAACACAATCACTGCCCCATGTCCTCTGACTGTGAATCCCCCTGGGTCACCCCCTGCTTGCCTAGTCTCTCTGAGGGGGCACCCCTGCCTAGCTAAGCTCCAGAGGGCACTGACCTTGCCATGCTTATGGTGCGCCTGCGACTTTTTTTgagctttcttcattttcttccgCATCTTCTTCTCAGTCTCCATTCCTGGTGCTACCATGCCAGGAGCCAAGGGATTAAAAGGAGGCATGCCAGGGGCAGGTGGTGGATATGGAGGGGGATAGGGGCCTGGTGGTGGGTATCCTGGATAAGCTGGTGGTGGCACAGGATAAGGGGGCCCGACTGGGGGGTAAGCTGGATTTCCCtggggagctcctgggggagtgggaaaggggccagggggaggaggaaaggggggcgGAGGAAAGGCAGGATTGACAGGCGGTGGATGGGCAGGATTGGAACCTCCAGGGTACCCGACATTAGGGGGATATGGATTTGGCCCTGGCTGCCCTGAAggaagaagcaaaaaagaaattaagattaGGATTACCCAGGGCCTCtgacaacaaacaacaaaaaggcaGGGATTCAGTTTCTCACTCAATACTTAAAgggaaatatcacatgatctcactcacttatggaatataatgaacaacataaactgatgaacaaaaacagatccagagacagagaagcatccatcagaccatcaaacctcagagggaaggcaggggagggtggtggtaatggggagagatcaaccaaaggactcttatgcatgcatataagcataaccaatggacacagacaccaggggggtgaaggcatgagtgggaggtttgggagggggggggtaatGAGGgtataagaacacatatgtaataccttaaataagttaaaaaataaaaaatacttaaagggGAAATGGAAAAGTGAGGAAGGAGAACAGAAGGTAAGGGAAAAATCCACGTAGAAGAGATAAAAGGTAATGTCCCTCTCCCgctgggaagagagggagatTGTGAACTCGAAGGAAAGACAAGGGCATGGGGTCAGCCATAGACTAGGGACTTGGCCTTTGCAGATGAGGGGAGAGGTGGAAGAAAAACACAGAAACTTcctgcccctgggatcggccgagaccaaaccagagggagtcagacctccattgccaccatttgtccaccatccagagctgaggggtcagtgctgacatgtacacataaggaactactggacatcgaaattgggtctcgaaagaactgttggtccagggggaagctcgctacagattgattcatttgcctgtcagcataaatattattgctcgtctcacattcagttcttattagtatatatctggtgacatttgatctcgttcatctagaggaaatgaggaacagcatggactgaggaacaagaacagaaccagaagcaaggaggcatcgatcggactattgggcctcagagggaggataggggagggtagggggagggtggggggagggggagagttcaaccaaaggacctgtatgcatgcatataagcctatccaacggttaagttcaacaggggattggggcatgcgtggggagaggggtgggatgggaatggggggatgaggacaaatatgtgacaccttaatcaataaagaaatcaaaaaaaaaaaaaaaaaaagaaaaacacagaaactTCCTGTTGTGGGGCCCATTTGAAAAGGGGTTGGGATGGAGAAGAGAGCACCCCCAAATACCTACCGGCACTGGGATTCCACATGGTCAGGTATTTTCCTCCAGCTTGAGGAGAAAGAAGGCAAAAAGTTGACCGCCCGCAGGTGGGGAGGGGATTTAGGGACCGCGCCCCACCCCAAAGCCCCCAGCTCTACAGAGGTCTCCCACAACTACCATGACCTCCACCTAACAAGAGTTTCTTCCACCGTCCCTTCGCCCTCAATACCTACTTTATTCCTAGTTCCCTAACCACAGCCACCTAGCTCCCTGGGCAGCTCCACCGTCCACCACCTCGGTCCGCAAGGGGAGGTCTCCAACTCCGCCACAGAGGGGCGGAGCCCGCGAACTTCGCAATCCCCGTGCCTCGCCTCCCTTTCCGCGTCCGTGACTTCAACCACGCACAGACTCAAGAAGGATTTTAAACAacttcaccacccccaccccaggctaaGACAAGGGCCCTCTGCCAGGCCACACCTGGAAGGTGTAAGCGAAACCGGGAAGGTGGCTCATAAAAGGTCCTCAAATGCTTACATATGTAGACCCACAGCCTTGCCCATTAAAGAGagcaagtgaaaaaaataaaaataaaataaaataaaaataaagagagcaagtggagaccctggctCCCAGCAGCGAAGGGACCCCTGACCCAGGGACGGGAACGGGAGAAAACTGGGGAACCAAGATGCCCCGTCACGTTGACACCACCTGGGCTCGGCCGCTCCTTCTCAGGCTCCGCTCTCACTTCCTGGTCACGCCCCCCACCGTTTCCGCTTCGGCACCCGCCTCTGCTACGACCTAATTGGTAATGATGCGGTCGTTCGGCGTTGTGATTGGAAAACGTGCCCGTCAATTACCCTAGTCCCCGTCAATTACCCCAGGCTCGAAGGCTGCGGTTGTAATAGGGGCGGAGCCGGGCGCTCTTAGGGAGAGGCGGGTGCAGAGGGGTGGGCGGGCCGGAAATTCCGAGGTGTGTGGCGGGTTGAGACTGGTCCGGAGAGGGAGCAGCCGCTTTCTGAAAGCCGCTAGGATACGAAGAAGAAGTTCAGCACCTACCCCCTGAGCTTCTCGTCCAGGTGGTGCAACACCTTATTATGTGAATGCAGTACACTGGTATATGCAGAGC
Encoded proteins:
- the PRR13 gene encoding proline-rich protein 13 isoform X2, whose protein sequence is MWNPSAGQPGPNPYPPNVGYPGGSNPAHPPPVNPAFPPPPFPPPPGPFPTPPGAPQGNPAYPPVGPPYPVPPPAYPGYPPPGPYPPPYPPPAPGMPPFNPLAPGMVAPGMETEKKMRKKMKKAQKKSQAHHKHGKDLMASPDKVVPDVKTKECNETCGTLENQEEGNESNCEGYACISTPTGLLWIPA
- the PRR13 gene encoding proline-rich protein 13 isoform X5, with the translated sequence MWNPSAGQPGPNPYPPNVGYPGGSNPAHPPPVNPAFPPPPFPPPPGPFPTPPGAPQGNPAYPPVGPPYPVPPPAYPGYPPPGPYPPPYPPPAPGMPPFNPLAPGMVAPGMETEKKMRKKMKKAQKKSQAHHKHGKHSSSSSSSSDSD